From a region of the Apis cerana isolate GH-2021 linkage group LG13, AcerK_1.0, whole genome shotgun sequence genome:
- the LOC108004009 gene encoding growth/differentiation factor 2 gives MNPSQYLFLILLGTFCVYGLWKTSSRSWQAPRVHAKASIQFDLSIPASSPSVLHRFSNKTNRRATEKSHRRYRGVVSKYMLELYHRRSDVDIVRALEPIHVSGPINDGAKILVFSVPPIDPDEVLEVAELLGVAGSILRVRLDHMDTFESCRSRRDDSWRAFNVTSAVATRGGGVVRFRVYGRVGYHPCGDGPILLLSYAKVRKKRPRRSVQEEEAEEADEGPRRRRKNSCRRRSMYVDFALIAYDDWVVAPPGYEAYQCSGKCFYPFGDHLSPTKHAIVQTLVHGALQGVDQGGSKPVGRACCVPTRLAPTSLLYLDASGTLTYQYGYEDMVVAECGCR, from the coding sequence ATGAATCCCTCCCAATACCTCTTCCTAATCCTCTTGGGAACCTTCTGCGTCTACGGATTATGGAAAACAAGCTCTCGTTCCTGGCAAGCACCGAGAGTGCACGCCAAAGCGTCCATCCAGTTCGACCTCTCGATTCCAGCCTCGTCCCCGTCCGTTCTCCATCGTTTCTCGAACAAGACGAACAGAAGGGCCACCGAAAAAAGTCACAGAAGGTATCGAGGAGTCGTGTCCAAGTACATGCTGGAGCTGTACCATCGCAGATCGGACGTGGACATAGTGAGAGCGTTGGAGCCAATCCACGTGTCCGGTCCGATCAACGATGGAGCGAAAATCCTCGTGTTCTCGGTGCCTCCGATCGATCCCGACGAAGTGTTGGAGGTGGCAGAGCTGCTCGGGGTCGCGGGGTCCATCCTCAGAGTCCGCCTGGACCACATGGACACCTTCGAGAGCTGCAGATCAAGGAGGGACGACAGTTGGAGGGCCTTCAACGTGACCTCGGCGGTCGCCACGAGGGGTGGCGGTGTTGTCAGGTTCCGAGTGTACGGCAGAGTTGGCTACCATCCTTGCGGCGACGGTCCAATCTTGCTGTTGAGCTACGCCAAAGTGAGGAAGAAGCGTCCACGGAGATCCGTGCAGGAGGAAGAGGCGGAGGAGGCCGACGAAGGGCCTCGAAGAAGGCGCAAGAACTCGTGCAGGAGGCGTTCCATGTACGTGGACTTCGCGCTGATCGCTTATGACGATTGGGTTGTCGCCCCCCCGGGCTACGAGGCCTACCAGTGCTCTGGAAAGTGTTTCTACCCCTTTGGCGACCATCTCAGCCCTACGAAACACGCGATCGTGCAGACGTTGGTGCACGGCGCTCTTCAGGGCGTCGATCAGGGTGGAAGCAAGCCAGTTGGGAGGGCTTGCTGTGTGCCTACTAGATTGGCGCCTACTAGTCTACTGTATCTGGATGCCAGTGGGACGTTGACTTATCAGTATGGGTATGAGGACATGGTCGTCGCTGAATGTGGCTGCCGTTGA